A genomic stretch from Perognathus longimembris pacificus isolate PPM17 chromosome 5, ASM2315922v1, whole genome shotgun sequence includes:
- the LOC125351850 gene encoding S-phase kinase-associated protein 1-like: MPSIKLQSSDGEILEVDVEIAKQSVTIKTMLEDLGMDDEGDDDPVPLPNVNAAILKKVIQWCTHHKDDPPPPEDDENKEKRTDDIPVWDQEFLKVDHGTLFELILAANYLDIKGLLDVTCKTVANMIKGKTPEEIRKTFNIKNDFTEEEEAQVRKENQWCEEK, from the coding sequence ATGCCTTCAATTAAGTTACAGAGTTCTGATGGAGAAATTCTTGAAGTTGATGTAGAAATTGCCAAACAATCTGTGACCATCAAGACCATGTTGGAAGATTTGGGAATGGATGATGAAGGAGATGATGACCCAGTTCCTCTACCAAATGTTAATGCAGCAATATTAAAAAAGGTCATTCAGTGGTGCACCCACCACAAGGacgatcctcctcctcctgaagatgatgagaacaaagaaaagcGCACAGATGATATTCCTGTTTGGGACCAAGAATTCCTGAAAGTTGACCACGGAACACTTTTCGAACTTATTCTGGCTGCAAACTACTTAGATATCAAAGGTTTGCTTGATGTCACATGCAAGACTGTTGCCAATATGATTAAGGGGAAAACTCCTGAGGAGATTCGCAAAACTTTCAACATCAAGAATGACTTTACTGAAGAAGAGGAAGCCCAGGTACGCAAAGAGAACCAGTGGTGTGAAGAGAAGTGA